The sequence GGCGTCAGTGCGCGGAGACGCTCTGGCTTTTTGCAACCAGGTAGTAGACGATCCCCAGGATGAGGAGCGTTCCGGCGAGGAAAGCCTGGGTCTCCAGGGCGTCGTGGCGCAGGGTCGAGATCAGGATCTCCCGGATCAGGGCGACGATGATCACGCCGATGAAGATCAGGATGTTGAACTTGCCCCCCTTGAGCGTCTTTATCTCGTTGTCCATGAGCTCGATCATCATCCAGAGGATGAGCAGCGAGCCGAGCGCGGAGAGGATCCCCTTCTCGAAGTTCCCCTGGAAGATGTGGACCAGGTCCCAGAAGAAGAGGGTCACCACGGAGAGGGAGACGCCGGTGAGCGCTATGACGAGGATGAGGTTCAAGCCGTAGGTGAAGCGCTCCGCGGCATGGATCAGCTTGGACTCGAGCTTGTGCGAGACAAAGACCTTGCGCAGCTCCTCTTCCTGGTAGGAGGTGCTCATGATGTCCAGGTTGATGTCCAGGATCTTCTCGACCGCGACGCGGTACTTGCGCCGGACCGCGATGTCGGGGAAGCTCGCCTGCAGCATCTCGATGAGGAAGCGGCGCACCACGTTCATCGCGGCGTTGACGTAATGGGCGCTCACCTTGATGCGTACGTGGGCCTGGCCGATGGCCTGGAGGGTGAGCATGTACTCGTTGTCGTAGTGCCCCGAGAAAAGGGAGAGGAACCAATCGGAATGGGTTTTCTTGAGCCGGGCGAGGTCTTTAGGGTCGCGCAGGAAGACGGCGGTTTCCGGGATCTTCAGAAGGTAGGAGTAGAACTCCTCGACCATGGCCTGGCTGTTCTCCTGCGCGAGCGGGAAAAGCTCTTTGAGCTGTTCGGCGTCGGTTTCGGTGAAGTAATAGTGGTTCTTTATTTCCTGCATTGTAAGCATTTTATTCATCTCCCGTGACATCAGCTACAAGACCAGAAATTGCATGACTAGCCGTAAAACTGTAAAATATTAAGAGAGCTTACCATGTCAACAGTACTTGTCACTGCCGTATACGTTGGTTGACAGTAAAACCTGAAGGAGATGGGCGCCCAAAGAAGGCCTCAAACTTTCATGTGCTGCTGTTGGGATCTCGGGAGCCAGGCGAGCGGCACTAAATGAGGCCAAACTCAGGGCGCAAACGTTTATATGTATCAAGTTTAATGGGTAAGGTGTTTTCCTGTGGGCTCTGTTTACCGCTTAGGCAACGTAAAGGGGTAAAGATTTAGCGCTCTTCGCTTCATGTGGGTGGTTCCACCCAGTTCTGGCAGCTGTGATTTGAATCACATTAATTTTATGTCATGCAATATCGCCTTTTGGGGGCTCGTAAGTACCTTGTATTTTTGTGCTAAGAGGCAACCGGACGTGGCTTGGCAAATGATGGAGGCGCTTCTTTGGAACGTACTTTGCTTACTTAAGTTATCGTGTTTGCTGCCGATAAGGGGAAGACATTTCTTTGGTCCGCGGCAACTCATATTTACCAGTGAGGGAAGTGATGGATAAACAGGAGATAAACAACGCCATAAGTGAACATGCCTTGTATAAGTACAGACTCAACGAGGTGATAGCCAAAGGGGAACTGGAAAGCCCCAAGGGGCCATGCACCGAGCATGACTGTGCTTTCGGCAAATGGTTCTACGGCAGCGAAATCCCTCCCCGGCACCGTGCCTCCGCCTACTACCAGAGGGTGAAGGAACTGCACGCCGAGTTTCACAAGGTGGCCTGCAACGTGGCCCATATGGCGGTCGATGGAGATCGCGAGGGGGCGCAGCGGATGATGGAACTGGATGGGGAATTCAGCCTTATATCGAACCGGATGATGGAAGCGCTGATCAAATGGAGAGACAACATTTAGCTTTTTGATGAAAATGATTAAACTCAGCCTGCCGGGTGCCGATGAATGAGTCAGGGAGAGCGTCGCTTGCATAGCGTGCTCTACGTGACATTGTGATGAGTGATCAGCAGGGTGAGCCACCCTGCGTGCAGTATCGGGCCGGGTGATTTGATGCAAAGCAAGACAAAGGGTTGTCTTTTTAAAAAGTATGGTCTCTTCTCCATTGCCGTCTGGACCGTGGTCATCGTGACGCTGGCCGCGACGGCGGTGACCGGCGACCGCAAGCAGATGCTCCAGCGGGCCGAAGACGAGGCCCGCGACTACTTCCGCCTAAATCTGCAGTACCGCGCCTGGGCCGCCAGCATGGGAGGGGTCTACGTTCCCGCCGGGAAGGCCGCCCCCAATCCCTATCTCACCGTTGCCCGCCGCGACGTCGCCACCACCGACGGGATGCGGCTTACCCTGGTCAACCCGGCCTACCTGACGCGCATGGTCTTTGCGACGGTCCCCTCCCCGCGCCGGGCGCCACACCTCCCCCTTGTCACCAGCAGGATCACCAGTCTGAAACCCGTAAACCCCGTGAACGCCCCGGACCCCTGGGAACGGGAGAGCCTGCTCGCCTTCGAGCGGGGTGAGTCCCGGGAGCGGTCCCAGGTTGCTACTATCGCCGGGGCTCCCTACCTTCGTTTCATCTCCGCCTTCGTGACCGAAACCTCCTGCCTCACCAGCCACCGCGCGCCGGGTGACCGGGAGGGGGTGGTGCGCGGTGCCCTGGTCATCTCGGTTCCCCTGGTGGCACGCCTGGAGCAGCAGGCGGCAAGCGACCGGAACACGGTCGGGCGCTACTTCCTGCTTTGGGTGCTCGGTACCGCAGGCATCGCGGTATCGTCACGGCGCCGTTTCGAGGACACGCGGCGGCTCCTGGCAAACGAGCAGAAGTTCCGCACGGTGTGCGACTGGACCCAGGACTGGGAATACTGGGTCGGACCGGACGGGGCGATCAGGTACATGTCCCCTTCCTGCATCGAACTCACCGGCTATGCGAGGGAGGAGTTCCAGGAGGAACCGGAGCTTTTGTACCGGGTGGTGCACCACGATTTCAGGGAGAGCCTGAGGGCGCTGCACCAAGAGATCCACGACCCGTCCCTGCCGGCACGAACGCTGGAGGTGCCCATCCTGACCCGCGGCGGAGAGCTGCGCTGGATCCAGCACCTGTGCCGCCCCATCTTCGAGGAAGGGGTATTTCTCGGCCTTAGGGCCTCGAACCGGGACATCACGCGGCAGCGGCAGGACACCGAGAAGATCAGGCTCAGCGAGTCGCGCCTCGTCACCCTTTTGGGGATCCTGCAGTACCCGTCCGAGACGGTCCAGGGCTTCCTGGACAACGCGCTCGAAGAAGCGATTCGGCTCACCGGAAGCAGGGTCGGGTTCATCGGCCATTACGACGAGGAGCGCGGAGAGTTCACCCTGAACTGCTGGTCGCGCGACGTCATGCGGGAATGCGGCCTCCCCGAGCGGGAGATTATGTGCACCCTGGAACAGACCGGGCTTTGGGGTGAGGTGGTACGCCAGCGCAGGGCGGTCGTCGTGAACGATTACGCCGCGGAGAGCGCGCTTAAGAAGGGGTATCCGCAAGGGCACGCGCATCTTAGCCGCTTCATGAGCATCCCGGTCTTCAGCGGCGACCGGATCGTCGCCGTGGTCGGCATGGCCAACAAGGAAGGGGATTACGACGACACCGACGTGCTGCAGTTGACCCTCCTCATGGAATCGGTCTGGAAGTCGGTAGCGAACAAGCGGGCGGAGCAGGATTTGCTGGAAAGCAACGAGCGCTTTGCCGCGGCGTTCAACAACGCCCCCCTCATGCTGGCGGTCAGTTCGCTGGAGGATGGGGTCTACCTCGAGGTGAATCAGCGCTTCCTGGATGCGGTGCAGTGGAGCCGGGACGAGGTGATAGGGAAGCGCTCGGTGGACTTGGGGCTCGTGACGCAGACCCAGCGTGATCAAGTGAAAGAGCTCATGCTGAGGGAGGGGCGGATCAAGGATCTGGAACTTACCCTCTACGCGAGCACGGGGCGGCCGGTGCTCTGCCGGATGTGGACCGAGACCATCGCGGTGGGGGGAGAGAAGCGGCTTTTGACCATCATCCTGGACATCACGGAGC is a genomic window of Geomonas ferrireducens containing:
- a CDS encoding GAF domain-containing protein; translation: MQSKTKGCLFKKYGLFSIAVWTVVIVTLAATAVTGDRKQMLQRAEDEARDYFRLNLQYRAWAASMGGVYVPAGKAAPNPYLTVARRDVATTDGMRLTLVNPAYLTRMVFATVPSPRRAPHLPLVTSRITSLKPVNPVNAPDPWERESLLAFERGESRERSQVATIAGAPYLRFISAFVTETSCLTSHRAPGDREGVVRGALVISVPLVARLEQQAASDRNTVGRYFLLWVLGTAGIAVSSRRRFEDTRRLLANEQKFRTVCDWTQDWEYWVGPDGAIRYMSPSCIELTGYAREEFQEEPELLYRVVHHDFRESLRALHQEIHDPSLPARTLEVPILTRGGELRWIQHLCRPIFEEGVFLGLRASNRDITRQRQDTEKIRLSESRLVTLLGILQYPSETVQGFLDNALEEAIRLTGSRVGFIGHYDEERGEFTLNCWSRDVMRECGLPEREIMCTLEQTGLWGEVVRQRRAVVVNDYAAESALKKGYPQGHAHLSRFMSIPVFSGDRIVAVVGMANKEGDYDDTDVLQLTLLMESVWKSVANKRAEQDLLESNERFAAAFNNAPLMLAVSSLEDGVYLEVNQRFLDAVQWSRDEVIGKRSVDLGLVTQTQRDQVKELMLREGRIKDLELTLYASTGRPVLCRMWTETIAVGGEKRLLTIILDITEQRRVEQQFLQAQKMESVGQLAGGVAHDFNNMLSVILGHAELGLMDEELAEGQRRHLEAILDAANRSSSITRQLLTFARRQNVLPRVIEVNEAVAGMLKMLGRLIGEEIELLWIPGERAGRVNIDPSQVDQLLANLCVNARDAIAGVGRITISTQNATLSDNPLDAASGLAPGRYVLLSVSDTGQGMAGTVLDRIFEPFYTTKEPGKGTGLGLATVFGIVKQNGGGIKVQSTPGEGTTFRIYLPSVPDEEGGSSGEAEVSYMKGDESILVVEDELWVREMVSDMLVKLGYRVTVASTPDEALAAVSRLERAPELLITDVIMPGMNGSDLALRLGAANPGVKTLFMSGYASDFIARHGVINEGVHFLPKPFTLPTLAAKVREVLDGAG
- a CDS encoding CZB domain-containing protein — protein: MYKYRLNEVIAKGELESPKGPCTEHDCAFGKWFYGSEIPPRHRASAYYQRVKELHAEFHKVACNVAHMAVDGDREGAQRMMELDGEFSLISNRMMEALIKWRDNI
- a CDS encoding protoglobin domain-containing protein; amino-acid sequence: MLTMQEIKNHYYFTETDAEQLKELFPLAQENSQAMVEEFYSYLLKIPETAVFLRDPKDLARLKKTHSDWFLSLFSGHYDNEYMLTLQAIGQAHVRIKVSAHYVNAAMNVVRRFLIEMLQASFPDIAVRRKYRVAVEKILDINLDIMSTSYQEEELRKVFVSHKLESKLIHAAERFTYGLNLILVIALTGVSLSVVTLFFWDLVHIFQGNFEKGILSALGSLLILWMMIELMDNEIKTLKGGKFNILIFIGVIIVALIREILISTLRHDALETQAFLAGTLLILGIVYYLVAKSQSVSAH